GTCATCCTTGGTGGCCTGGACAAATATTTGATCCTGCTGATGCTTCAGAGAAGgcagttaaatattataagaaaGACTCTTTTTTGGTTGCATATTTTGGAGATCGAACCTTCGCTTGGAATGACGCATCTTTGCTAAAGCCTTTCGGGTCACATTTTTCCCAGATTGAGAAGCAAAGTAATTCTGAAGCATTTCAAGATGCAGTCAACTGTGCCTTGGAAGAGGTTTCAAGAAGGGTAGAGTTAGGTTTAGCATGCTCTTGTGTTCCAAAAGATGCCTATAATAAGATTGAAACTCAGGTTGTAGATAACACTGGGATACGTGAAGAATCAAGCCGAAGATATGGTGTGGATCAGTCTAGCCAGGCCTCTAATTTTGAACCTGATAAACTTCTTGAGTACATCAGAGAGTTGGCGCCTCGTGCATCTTTTGGGGCTGATAGGCTGGATCTTGTGATTGCTCAAGCACAGTTGTCTGCATTTTGTCGTTTTAAAGGATATCGTTTGCCAACTGAATTTCCTCCGGCTGGGGAATTGCTAGAAAATGATGCAGAAACTGAACAAGTGAGTGATGAAATGGTTGCTTCccacaaacacaaacacactcCAAAAGATGGTCCTCAGTCCAGGAAGGAGAGAAGCTTGACAGAATTAATGGGTGAGAGGGAATACTCTCCAGAAGCTGAAGATGCTGATGATCTGGGCAAATCAATTTCAATGTCTTCTGGGAATAAACGGAAAGCAGTTGATCCTCTAGGCGATGGGTCAGACAAAAGGGTAAGCATCCATGCTGCCAAAATATCCACCCTGACGAGTCAAACTCCTAAGccttcttttaaaattggtgAATGCATCCGTAGAGTGGCCAGCCAATTAACAGGGTCCACATCATTGGTGAAGGGCAACAGTGATGAATCCGTAATTGATGGTTCTCCAAAGATTTATGAGCACTCTGACCGGCGAAGTGTAGTTGTTTCAGCAGAATCATTTTCGGTAAGTGAGATGCTATCACAACTTCAGCTGGTGGCACAGGATCCAAAGAAAGGGCACAACTTCCAAAATATGGTCCATACATTCTTCTTAGGTTTCAGAAGTTCAATTGCTTTGAATAGACGAGGTAGAAAGAAAAAGGCTGAAGCAACAATTGGTGGATCCGGGGAAGAGTTTGAGTTTGATGATGTGAATGACTCTTATTGGACGGACAGAATTGTCCAGAACTATTCTGAGGAGCAACTGTTGCATAATACCCAGAATGGAGCTGGAAATCTTCAGCTAGTGCCATTTGGTGCAGAAAAATCTGTGAAGCCAGGTCGTAAACCGCATTCTAGGAAGAGATTCTCCACCGGGAACTATCCAACAACAGACACCGAAATAGATGAGAGTATTAAACGAAGAAAGCAAGAATCTTCACCGGCAGAGCTTATATTGAACTTTGCAGAGAGGAACAATGTACCGTCAGAAATCAATCTAAACAAAATGTTCAGACGGTTTGGACCTTTGATGGAATCCGAGACAGAAGTTGATCATGACTCTGGCCGTGCTAAAGTGATCTTCAAACGAGGTTCTGATGCAGAAGTTGCTCGCAACAGTGCCGAAAAGTTCAACATTTTTGGGCCAGTTCTTGTTAATTACCAGATAGGCTACTCACCACTGATCTCAGTGAAAATTTTGCCCCTTACAATCCCTCAGAGCCAGGAAGATGTAACTTCATTGCTATAGCTCTGGAGCACGGTAATTATCTGCAACTATGGGAAATATATTATGGACATTATTACAGCTAATTATATTGCACTGTTTTGCTTTATGATTTTAAGAATGACCCATCACCTGAAATCCGAGTCTTACTTTTCCTACTTTTCTGCACTTGGGAAAGAGAGACCTGGGGCTGGTTAATGGGAATAAGGTGAAGACATCTCCTTCGGCATTGTGTTTACAAAAGAGTAGGATGATAGATGTGATAGGATGACAGCCGAGACGATTCTACCacagtaaattctttagcatCTATGTTAGGTCAAATACTGCCTCGTTTGCTAGATTACGCAATACCAAATAACCTGAGAGGGCTTAGAACATCACCttgctttcttcttctctttgtGTTATTAGGTTGATTTCATCTACCTCCGCGCATTGTTAGTGTAATTACTGACTGTAGTcctcattttataattacaaaagccTCCCTTTCTAGTTTGTGttaaaaaagtaaacaaaataagaaaacctCCTCcattatgtgattaattacaGAACCATTTGATCCCGATTCTTGAATGCAGAACATTAACATCCCATCAGATTATAAAACATTACTGCCCGATAAAACGGAATCTGGTGGCATCCAAACATTACAAATGTGGGGTGGAAgctttgataatatttttagaaggaGATGGGTACAGTGGTAACTATACCAACTCTCTAGGGAGAACCTACAGTCAGGCCCCCTTCTTTTGCTGTCTTATTTGTTCATGTGGAGCAGTTGCTACCTTCGTTTGAGCAATCAAGAACGGTACTCAATGATATTAATCTTTTCTAGAGCAAAAAGGATCTTTTGAAAATACTAATGAGCACATTTCTTCTCAGGCGTCCTTTGCATCAGCCAGCTATTGCTCTATATTTAACTGGGAACTAGTACATGGATCGAATCCCGAAAGGCTAAGCTACTGCAGAAATGGTTCTTGGAATTAGCTGCTTGTAGGAGGTAACCGAACAACGTTGTCTCGTTAtcaattgttaattttgtttgtactAAGAGATGCTACCATGTTGTATTCAAGAAAGAACTCAGTGAAGGTGTATGATGTGCATCACTAGCTTTCTTACATATAATCCTCTGTACTGGTTGTTTTTCGCTTGGTAACAAATGTTTACTAGGAGTATACAAGGCCACTAATGCGATTATGGAGCAGTCGATGTTTGTCGTCTTTAGTTAGTGGTGATCATAGTACATCGGCCATGTTTGGTAATAGCATACGGCTCTCTCCGGAGTGTTAGCCACCTTATGCGTACTCTTGTGATAATCTTAACATATATTTCGATCTGATTACCTACTCCTCTGCCCCAGGGACACTGGCCCTCTCCCTCCCCCTGCCCCGCCAACTCCTTTTCTTCGGTTGCTATGTGTATGTGCATGTGTGTTTTTCTGTCTGTGTATAAgtatggggggggggggggaattgcacatttagtcccacaaGATAAAGAGTgttgcacttttggtcccaccaTTTACGAGCATATGTGGTGTGGTGTGGTGTGTTTATCCGGCTATAtcgtgtgtgtatatatgttgtGGGTTTGTGCGTGTTAACCTGTGTTGTGTGAttgtaatttgtattaatattcgtgtatatctatactatacaGAAACTACTTTTGGCGGACACACGAATTGACTATTATGCCCTTAATTacttatacttatatatttcttctaattaTCAATAACTATCTcgttatttaattgattatatcaataattttatattcatatacgtgttaagttaatttctttatcagttattcattttatttattgtgtattttatttaattaaacaaatataataaaaaagacaaagtTACATACTCAGACTCAGAGTGTGCTTCAATCTCCAGCATATAATATGgtggagagaaagaaaagtgtATAATTTTCTGCTATCTGAATTTTAAACATTAGGGTAAAAGTTGCAcataatttttgaacaatAAACTTTTTTGGGGCCATACTAGAGGGGCAAAGAGGTATTTTACACTCCTTTAGTCTActtattttaactattttcaGGGGTGTTGGTGTAATCTTCTAAAATATGGGGGCAGTAAGCGAAATATGACCATTTTTTAaggatgtaaatgtaattatcagATTTATGTGGTCAGTGAAGGGCATCCATACCTACTAATATTCGCATCTGGTAAGTTGCAGCACTACGGTCTTACATTTAAAGCGTGTTTTGGACGTTTCAAGCGCAAAATcagttttttgttaaaaagGATATTTGCTTCTAAATTGATTTGAAAGTTATATGCAGATTTCTACACACATCTACAGTTTATGATTGAAATTGTAAGTATTTAGTAAGTTGTTTTTccaaatacttttaattttgattttaatttaaatttttaaatactctcAATTTTTACTactgtttaatattttatttatttatttttattataaaattaaaagttattgcAAACATTTCTTTAGTCTGGAATTGGGGCGGGTTTAAAGTGGATATCAAATCTAAGTAGGTCGGGTGAggtaagtaaaattttatgagtCTGGAATTGGGGCGGGTTTAAAGTGGATATCAAATCTAAGTAGGTCAGGTaagtaaaagtaaaatttaatggGGTTGGTCTTAGGCCCTCCCCCTCCCCACACCTATACATTTATAACATGACTTAAACCTAATTTATCTCctatattaacaaatattaacCATTTCTCTATTCTCCTGAAATTGAATACCCCTCATGAACCATTTCTTTCAGATGATCTATGCACATGAGTACGTATAGTCCATAATTGagtaaattgttgatttttcataaCACAGGgattaaattgttttttttctttataatataaatatttggataaattaccACTATCTCCCAtaaggtttgacataattataaataccttatttaaaagattataaatactcttttcagatgaaaaataattatataatctctAGACGGTGATGTAGAAATTACTACTTTAGccttgataattttattaacaaaactttaaaagattataaaaaaaatttaagggtgggtaaaataaataattcatatactatattataagtttttttaaagaatatataaaattatagttcacaataaaaaaagatattttcaacagtttaccataaaaaaatagatgaaatcTAACAGAATGGGATCGTTGCTAAAATCTAAAaggtatattataatttttaaaataataataaaatatttataattgtaagagtttggtgtaatttaCCTAAATATTTAGATGAGATATGCAAAGAGGAAGTGAAGTAAAAAGTTTGGGCccatatagaaaaattgacaGCGCACTACacaattgtaataattatttacagcGAGTAAAAGAGTAGtagtaataaataagtctcCTTCCTCATCTCTCCGTCGTCCGATCGTCCATTCTCTTCCTCTCAGATCTCTTCAAACCCATCAGCCAatcctctctctttcttcccTTCTCAATACCCAGCGCGCCAAATACAAATCCACACCCCCCCAAGGTATACACCACCCTCACCCCACCCCCTCACTCACTCACTCACACTccgtgtgtgtgtatgtgtatgtactACATGTTTCCGATCATGTAATGTTGTGaatatgatattgaaattacttgTTTTCAAGGttgaattttttagttattctctggatttgatttcttttatggtggattttttttttctttttgggttttgTTTTGGTATGTGGGACTAGGGTTTTGTTTGTTTAGGATGGCGGAGAGTCCCGGCAGCCACGAGAACGGTGGTGGTGGCGGAGGGGATCAGAGCCCACCGTCTAGCGTCCGCGAGCAGGATCGCTTCCTTCCAATTGCAAACATCGGCCGCATCATGAAGAAGGCGCTGCCTGCCAATGGAAAGATTGCTAAAGATGCTAAGGACACTGTTCAGGAATGTGTATCGGAATTCATCAGCTTCGTCACCAGCGAGTACGGGTTTTCCACGACTTTTGTGTACTAActtttgttagatatttttaCTCATGATGGACCGATCTTTTTAGCTTTTATGAACGTGATTGCTTTCTGCCTGGGAGTGGATTGACCTTTTGTTTGCTCTGTGATTGATTGAGGTTGTTAGCTATTTTCCTTTGGTAATCATCCATTTTCTCGAGTCATTCTTGCCTTAATTGATTAAGTCTTGATTTCTAAAAACaaatgtatttctttttatttttaataatcatgTATATTTGTGGTGATGAACTCTAGTTCCCATCTATTTATGGATTGCGAATTTAGTTGATTGCGGATTTTACATATGTTGTTTGTTAGAGGAATAGAAGTATTCAAAGGGTTATTGGGATATGACCCTGATTCTAGTGCTATATGGTACCTTATGCTGTCTAATTAGTAAAGCTTTTGATcatttgaagataaaaatatttgaattgatgtaAAGATATGAAATAGGAAAATGCCTCAATACATGCAACCTTTGATCAAATCAGTTTTTTACATGTCGCAGCTTCTGGCAAGTTCATCCCCTCTCTCTTTTTCCTCTAATTTCTGTCACTTTCATCCCTCCAAATATCAATGAAATTTGTGGCATGTTTCATGATATTTTGCTCCATTAAACATGAATAGCAAAGGTATCTTTCACATTTCAGGGAGATTGTGCTCCACCTAATTGCATTGCATTTGCACAAAATTAAGCTTCTACATCAGTAATTGGATATTCTTGGTTTGCACCTATCCTTCTCGTCCTCCTTGACAGTTGAAACCTGGTCCAAGTCAGCACCTTCTAGCTCCTTGGTAGTTACCATTCCTATCACaatgcattattttttatttgatttccCTTATTAGCTTGCTCTTTCCCATCAGGCTAGATCTTGTCTTTTGCTTGTGGTTTATCCACTGGTGGAGTAATATGCcgaatataatacatatataagtgTGTTAGCAGTGGCACCACGGAAGAAATTGCCACTGTAGCAAATGGTTGTCTTGGTAAAATCCAAGGATAGAAATACCAAAACACCATGGTTACCACTGCTATCTGTTCCCAGGGTAGTTGTCTCCCCATTGCAGCTGACGTCATGTAGCTATTAACATGGAACTCCTTTGATTGTTTTTCTACTTGTTTGAATTGGTTATCTGCCATCTCTGACCAGCCCTTTTTGGTGAAAAATGATTCTACAATCAAACAGGCCATGAATTCTAATCTACACTTTGCTGAATTAACAAGTTTTGAAGCTCTAGATTAATCTGGTGCTTGTACCAATACCTTGTTGTAGAATAAGAACTAAGGTTACTGTTGTCATCTGAAATATGGAGGTATCTTCTGCCTTTGATCCCGTGGATGCTAGTTTTCTCCACTTATGTCTCTCTGTTCATGGTGTGTTAAATACCTTAGTATTTGTATAAGTACTTAACTATCTGTGTATAGATGTCAGCGATAAGGTACATGTGAAGCATAATCAGTTGGGAAATAAAGTAGCTGAAGTGACAGTGACAAACCTTTTAAGTTTTATGAATGATGATCACTTTGCTTTATGCTTGTTGAACAGGGCTAGTGATAAGTGccagaaagagaaaaggaagacAATCAACGGGGATGACTTGTTGTGGGCAATGGCAACCTTAGGGTTTGAGGACTACATTGCCCCACTGAAGGTCTATTTGGCTAGGTACAGAGAGGTATTGGAAGTTCTCTGTTTATTTCTGGTTTCTATAttccaccccccacccccctgTTTTCAGGACCATTGTGTGCTTGTTAGTTGTTACTCTTTCACTGTATGgtttacttaaaaaatgagAGGATAGTGTAAGAAGTTAAGTCAAACTTATGTGTCTCTAAACTTATTGGCTGATTTTTCAAGACTATGATATCAAGTTTATTCAATCTAACCCTTCACGTTTTCCTGTGTCCGGGATGATTTTCTGGAACAACTTCGATGATGCAGTTAGAGGTATGCAAAGAGCAGTTTTGACGACTTCCTTAACATAGTTAGTTCATAATATCATAATGAGTTATGGGTTGTGATAATAATGCCAGGGTGACACCAAGGGATCTGCTAGGGGTGCGGATGTATCTGCTAAGAAAGATACAAGTGGAACTCAGCTGCATTCTGATGCACAGGTAGctcttcaattttctttgatGCCTATCTTTAGCTAAGTAGATAGACATTATTGATCTCCAATAACCATGTCACTTAGAAATGAATCTTTCGCCCTTTGTATGACTTTGACAGTTTGCTCATCAAGGCTCTTTTTCACAAGGCTTCAGCTACTCAAACTCCCAAATCGAATATTGAGTGAGTTTCTCTCCCAACACCCACACCTGTACcccaaaagaataaagaaagaaaataaccTCTCATAAGCGTTATCTATCTTTCTTCTGTAGCAGTATATTTGTTCTGATATTCTGCCTCATGGAAAGACAATATTTAATCTGACCCATGCTAACAAATATTTACTTCTACTTTCTactattttgtcaataaaCAGTAGAGTGATTATTTAGGCTTTATCCATATAGATATTCTTGGATAGAAGTTAAAAATGATTAGTTTAGCGTTATCTTGTGCATCTTTGTCTGACTCTTGCAGCTTGCTACTCCTTTGAACTgccattattttttgtttgtgtgaGTTTGAATAGTCctgtaaaatataaagattaaGCTGTATTTTCTGAACACCTATTTTTCCTCTACTCTAGGCTAGATtacattttcagtttttcgCTTCTTGGAATTGTATAGAGGAGGACTTGATTTAGTGNNNNNNNNNNGATCCTCAATAGGTTTTTGATGATAGATGGATAGAGACTAGTCCTGGcatcagaaaaagaaatgctgGGAAATACTTCAACAGTTCTGAGGGTCCTTTTGGATGTTATCAAGGAGCAAACCCCTAGAAAAGAGGCAttgaagaggaagaaatagaaaaatcccTTGATGCCAAAGGAGGGATCATCGCGAGTGGCCTTATTGGgattaaagaattttttttggtcttaTCTGTCGAAAATCTGGAAACTGAGTCCAAAAGCTTGAAACTGCTGGCAACATAGTAAAAACAGGTTACATGTTTTTGCGTAGTCATTCTTGGCTCATCTACTTTTTCCTACTGGTTTAGGATTGCATTTCTAGTTACGAAACAATTTGACGTAAAGAACAATTATTGAATTGTTACTCTGCCAAGGCGGTTGATGAATAAACTTTTCAGGATAAAACTAACAGCTTTAAGGTTCATTTGCACTctctgttttctttctttatgcTGCTTTGGGGGGTTATATTGGACATAACCATATATGCTAAGTTGCACATCGTGGGGTAGGAAAACCTTAGATTGAGAATTCAGAGCATTAATTGCTAAACTTGTTTCTTATGATGATTCAGAATTCTAACATGCTGCTTCATGACATCTTAACTAAATAACATTGGAGTGTTCTAAACGAGGTCAAGCAGAGAGAAATGTAAAGATGTGTTGTTGGCAAAGGTAAATGGACGAAATTTCGAACTACGAAGGAGGTTTCTCTGTGTATACTTTTAAACTGCGgagcttataaatattaacagcTTACTATTCTATTTGCTGCATATGTACCATACAATGCTGTGCTGATGActgtttttcattttggtttgactctcttttcttttagaaatattacTGTGAATTATCCAATATAAGATAGCTTTTGACAACAAATGAACAAAAAgcaataaataagaaaaataaatcttccaaaattaggaaaaaagaataatatatgcTGACTATTATGAAGTAGAAAAGCAGAGTAGGAAGGCAACGAATAACACAAGAAGAAATATACTCACCCGCTCACCACAATTTTCAACTGCACAACATCATTTGCCCCTTATTCATATATCTGCTGGTTTAGATGTAGAACTCATGTATGCTTTCAGAGTAAAAATGATCAGTGTTTGTCTACAGCAACCATTTATCTAAGTACCGTTCTTTGGAACTTGTAGTCGAGGAGATGGGATGTGGTTGCTTTGCTCTGAAGCTAAGGTGCAAGGATACAGCTCTTCCCTACTGGATTTGCCTCTGGTTATCACAGTCAAGTCTATATTGTTTGATATACATGGAAATCTTATATGCACTTTCTGTATCAAAGTACAGTGATGCGATATTTGTTTGCGATTTGGCGTATGTATATCCTAAAACATTGTTATGATCTGTATGTTTGCTCATCAATTGCTATAACCATCCAACATTTACAATGACTGAAACTTGGGAAAGAAACAGCTGCAGAGGTTTCtgttcttcttctctcttttttttttatcatctctGTCTATAGTTGCAAAATAGGTTTTAAAACTACTTccttatgtttttcttttcactcATGATTTGTCTTAAGGTTGGATGATGATCTTGGAATTTTTAGAGAGTATAATATAGGTCTCACTGCTTCTAATCTAATGTAAGAAATTTTTCCAGTAAAATACGTTAATGTTGTGTTTGAACATGGAAATTACAAAATGTGAATAAGCATACCAGCTGCATCCCATGGATGAAGGGACTAACAAGGATAAGTCAGTCGCTAAAAGCGCTATGCTTTGCACGTTTGCTTTTGGGGCCTCATGCTCTGCATCTCCTTGTCCCAATTATTGTGCTTGAAATTTTTGGCTATAAAGATTCATTTGGAGTTTGACTATACGATGCGAATTAAAGCGAAATCAAGACATtgtataattgaaattttatgtggtaaggatttattcaatttaaatattagcaatgtgatattttttcaatcaatCAGATGAAAAGCATTCACACGATGCGACATCCATCGGAAAGCATTCGCATGAAGTGACATCCGTAGCACTGACAATACTTGACTGCTTACACCAAATGAATCAGTTAAGTTCAGAGACATGCTTATCCAAGAAAGCCTGAGCCAGATTACTGAAGCCCACATTAACTGCACCAGCTGAAGCAAACCTCTTGATGGCGTCTACTATCTCTGGTCTCAGAATTTCATCCCTTGTAGTTGCATTACACAGATAGTAAAGTGACCCAAGAGCATAACTCACCTGCATATTGGATCTATGAATTCaatttcttattcttcttACATTGCTTCACAGCAAATGCAATAGCCGAAACTAGGAAAAGGCAGATGTCACATTATTGCTTTTACCGTGTTCCTAACAGGACTGGATAAGCATTGAACGATAAGAGGAATCCCATCACATTGAATGACGACTTCAGCATTTGCTGGATCTgcatattgaaaaatttacagTAAAATGATGAGCATAGTGGATTTGAGTGATCCACAAGCAAAAGTATTAGAGGAGAGATGCTACGGCTCTTCTTTCTTCTAAATACATAGCCACATCCTACCTGCACAAGCATTGCAGATTCCTCCAATGGCAAACTCCACGAGCCTCTCGTTGGGCTCTGTTAGGCAGTCCAGAAAGAGTTCTAAAACATTTAGCTGCTGAGAaatgtattattattcatGCGACCGGAAACAAGAAATCTTTTAATCAACTCAAATGTGATGTAAGAGAATGGACCTGGCGTAAGAACGCATAATTGTAAGGATCATAGGCGAAGTTTCCCAAATTAGCaacaattttctcttttatttctgCATTATCATGAACTCATGGTGAACCAAGAAAGtttagaaataaatcaaaataaagcTTCTAACCATGATCAAGAAGCACAATAATTTCAGGTCCATGTTATTAACTCCATGGTTTGTGAACAGGGAAGGACCTCCTCAATATTCATTATCTAGTCTACCTACATTTTGAGGTGGACACAAATATGCAGATGGCACAATATCAGTTGCTTTTACagaaattcaaacacaattcAAGTTACTCCTCATCAGTTAAACAAATAAGGGGAAAGATAGTCCAAACTCCCGTCCAAGAACAGGAAGGGATGATTTAGTAATACATTTAGGTTTTTTTCCCCTCCTAAATGAGTTTCTATTTCATCAATAGTTCATAAATGTTCGATGTATCAGAGCAAAAAGCATAGGCTTCCAAGGGTTCTACAAAATATGGTAACTGGAAATGCTCTTTCGAGGTGCAACTTCAgcttaaaatttgaaacatttAGGTGCTGAAAGAAAGTAAAGGAGACTATCTTTCAGAAAACCTGTCTTATCCTGTGCAATAAATTACTCTAATCACCACCCTATCAATTCAAACAATGAAACCATCATTgtgatgtaaattttaaaaagttgagcTTGGCAACACGATAGCCAAAACTACTGGGTCCACTGTTGCAAGACACTTAATATGTTATCCTAAGCATGATTTAAAGTCTGTCACCCTCATCTAACTCATCTAACCGGTGTATCTCAAGTTAAATTGAAACTGAAAACAAGTAGTACTAGTTAAGTGTGGCACCCCATACCTTCACTGGTTGCATTCTGAAATTGTGTAACTAGTTCCTgatggaaaaggaaaatataatcatttccAACTAATAAAGATGCATTGAGCACACTAATTAAGTTGGAGcaatatagttttttaatcTGCAGAGTAATTAAGCAGTAGCACCTGGAGGTATTCCAGTCTCGGACTACCATATTTCCCAGTGCGCTCTTTTTGTCTCTGGTCATTTGTAAACATGTGAACTGTaagaaagaaagtaaaataCTGAAACTATTCacgaacaaaaataaagaaaataaaaaagaaagatgcaGTTTTATGCATTAGCAGTTTAGTAAGAAAGTAAACAACCAGTTCCAATGGCAATCACCAAAAGAGAACCCAAAAATTGGGggaaaaaaacagaaagaagaaaatggcaGAAACATGTACAccataacaacaataatactGAAGAAATTAGCAACAATAATCCCCTTCCCGaccccaaaaataaaataggacaAGAATAGACGAAGCTAATAGGAAAACAACTGCCAATatgcaaaaactaaaaaaaatggataaagaAACAAAGTAACAAGACAACAAACCCACATAAAGAAGTTAGCAAGGAAGCAAGTACTGCTTAAGGGGATATCCATTAGGTAGCTTAATTTTCTCACtgttctcttttttctcctttcaaAATCGACATAGTTATGCTGTGCAACTGCAACCTGATGCACCAATTTAGTGTTCAAAGGCAAAATATGGTAAAGGCAAAGAGAATTGTTATTTCCACAGGCACTTTATTACACATATTCCCCTCTCAATCGCAAAATCTGACAAGAAGTTTTCTAAGTAAAATTTGGCCAAGCAAGAATGA
This region of Sesamum indicum cultivar Zhongzhi No. 13 linkage group LG4, S_indicum_v1.0, whole genome shotgun sequence genomic DNA includes:
- the LOC105161141 gene encoding nuclear transcription factor Y subunit B-1; the encoded protein is MAESPGSHENGGGGGGDQSPPSSVREQDRFLPIANIGRIMKKALPANGKIAKDAKDTVQECVSEFISFVTSEASDKCQKEKRKTINGDDLLWAMATLGFEDYIAPLKVYLARYRELEGDTKGSARGADVSAKKDTSGTQLHSDAQFAHQGSFSQGFSYSNSQIEY
- the LOC105161142 gene encoding armadillo repeat-containing protein 7, which translates into the protein MFTNDQRQKERTGKYGSPRLEYLQELVTQFQNATSEEIKEKIVANLGNFAYDPYNYAFLRQLNVLELFLDCLTEPNERLVEFAIGGICNACADPANAEVVIQCDGIPLIVQCLSSPVRNTVSYALGSLYYLCNATTRDEILRPEIVDAIKRFASAGAVNVGFSNLAQAFLDKHVSELN